The following coding sequences are from one Osmia bicornis bicornis chromosome 2, iOsmBic2.1, whole genome shotgun sequence window:
- the LOC114878464 gene encoding zinc finger protein Noc has protein sequence MVVLEEGGMLTTGHNQYLQPDYLSPLPTTLDAKKSPLALLAQTCSQIGADSPSKPLISPLDKTPKSMNGGANAKSPPAAKLERSTRSSPSDGKSLAFKPYETNVVSKKSTDESRPASKASVHSVSGQDSVSASDNNHTEKKSSGNRTPVGRKSASPASQATVSTTPLADRKTPVDREKTDGSPRNSNNGASPIIRSGMEILSGGHAKDSNLGAYKPGLAGFSGNPLCCPPGLAENPAFRPPFTGASPFSHHHAAAAALLGYPSTTPTGGNPYLSYARVKTPAGGEALVPVCKDPYCTGCQYSMHSAQLMMGTGTCPSGCTQCDHQKYGLAMALSSLGPMAPPSLSYPSTLTGGRPYVCNWIAGDSYCGKRFTTSEELLQHLRSHTSLTGGDHASSSAALLSNPHPHPLLSPSAALHRAGGGSYPTPSLSPLSARYHPYGKPPTGPLPASLAASPYSAFNALGPYYSPYAIYGQRIGAAVHP, from the exons ATGGTTGTCCTAGAGGAAGGCGGTATGCTGACTACTGGACATAATCAATATCTTCAACCGGATTATCTTTCTCCGCTTCCAACCACG TTGGATGCGAAGAAGAGTCCATTAGCTTTGTTGGCGCAGACATGCAGTCAAATTGGTGCCGATTCGCCATCAAAACCCTTGATCTCTCCTCTGGATAAAACCCCAAAAAGCATGAACGGCGGTGCGAACGCGAAATCTCCGCCAGCTGCAAAATTGGAGCGAAGTACCCGTAGCAGCCCGTCGGATGGGAAGTCGCTGGCCTTCAAGCCGTACGAGACCAACGTTGTCTCAAAGAAGTCTACCGACGAAAGTAGACCAGCATCGAAAGCAAGTGTTCACAGTGTTAGTGGTCAGGATAGTGTAAGTGCAAGTGATAATAATCACACGGAGAAAAAGTCTTCTGGAAATCGTACTCCCGTCGGACGGAAGTCGGCATCACCCGCCAGTCAAGCGACGGTGAGTACCACCCCGTTGGCGGATAGGAAGACACCAGTAGACCGAGAGAAAACTGACGGATCGCCACGTAACAGCAATAACGGCGCTAGTCCAATCATTAGATCTGGAATGGAAATTCTGTCCGGCGGTCACGCTAAAGATTCAAATCTGGGCGCTTACAAGCCTGGTCTTGCAGGATTCTCTGGCAACCCACTTTGTTGCCCGCCTGGCCTAGCTGAAAATCCAGCGTTCAGACCACCATTCACTGGTGCGTCACCCTTCTCCCATCATcatgctgcagcagcagcccTTCTGGGTTACCCATCCACTACCCCGACCGGTGGGAACCCGTACTTAAGTTACGCCCGTGTCAAGACTCCGGCCGGCGGTGAAGCTTTAGTGCCAGTCTGCAAGGATCCCTACTGCACCGGATGTCAGTATAGCATGCATAGCGCTCAATTAATGATGGGTACTGGAACATGTCCGAGCGGATGCACGCAATGCGACCATCAGAAATATGGTTTAGCGATGGCGTTGTCGTCGCTCGGCCCTATGGCTCCTCCGTCGCTTTCTTACCCGTCGACGTTAACCGGCGGCAGACCGTACGTGTGTAATTGGATCGCCGGAGACTCGTACTGCGGTAAACGATTCACCACCTCGGAGGAACTTCTCCAGCACCTTCGCAGCCATACCAGTTTGACCGGAGGCGATCATGCATCCTCGTCGGCCGCTCTTCTTAGCAACCCGCATCCTCATCCGTTGCTCTCGCCGTCGGCCGCTCTTCATCGTGCAGGCGGTGGATCGTACCCGACACCGTCTCTCAGCCCTCTCAGCGCCAGATACCATCCGTATGGTAAACCACCGACGGGGCCTCTTCCAGCATCGCTCGCCGCATCACCGTACAGCGCTTTCAACGCGCTTGGACCTTATTATTCTCCGTACGCCATTTATGGCCAGCGAATTGGAGCCGCGGTACATCCTTAA